Proteins encoded within one genomic window of Candidatus Nezhaarchaeota archaeon:
- a CDS encoding ribbon-helix-helix domain-containing protein, with the protein MPLTTVDIPKDIIDYLDDLIAKGIKRSRKEVVLEALRYYRMFTMEGWSPPRYQLGSVRLVFLNVEGLFEVAREVDGERLIEAGRRAGYMLRDHLIADLGFKLVERGSWEEVFEFLKNMGWGVFRRADDKILASNLNVPAPLIQGYLEALLGVRLRALPTKAQDVAIFEIEKGG; encoded by the coding sequence ATGCCATTAACTACTGTTGACATTCCAAAGGATATTATTGATTATTTGGATGACTTGATCGCTAAGGGGATTAAGAGGAGCCGTAAAGAGGTTGTCTTAGAGGCTTTGCGCTACTACAGAATGTTCACGATGGAGGGGTGGAGCCCGCCAAGGTATCAACTAGGCTCGGTTAGACTGGTCTTCTTGAACGTCGAGGGGCTGTTTGAGGTTGCCAGAGAGGTTGATGGCGAGAGGCTCATCGAAGCCGGTCGTAGAGCCGGTTACATGCTGAGAGACCACTTGATCGCCGACTTGGGTTTCAAGCTCGTTGAGAGGGGGTCCTGGGAGGAGGTCTTCGAGTTCTTGAAGAACATGGGCTGGGGCGTGTTTAGGAGGGCAGACGACAAGATATTGGCGAGCAACTTGAACGTCCCAGCGCCTTTAATACAAGGATACTTGGAGGCTCTACTTGGCGTTAGGCTTAGGGCTTTGCCAACTAAGGCTCAGGACGTGGCGATCTTCGAGATAGAGAAGGGTGGCTAG
- a CDS encoding DUF2099 family protein — MMDEHVMEALGKTKIVIRSGNVVYIGEPLIKSCPLASRFEEPVRTFSKEEIRRNIEFRIRRFGMFTRNRIVTSDEDFVPFGSSELISFGLKKRMIGGAVIVADCAGTVVTRNPLLVQGLGGRLSGLVKTSPIPEVIEKIELEGGIVLDKESARIDQLAGVELAYKLGMSNVAVTVVSAREAETIRSKYEDSWILATHLTGISKEDVEILVSTCDIITSCASKWVREIAGRKALLQAGTIIPVFAMTRRAKDLVLEKLKNMERQVLVKLERLPFTSTEGPSPLI, encoded by the coding sequence ATGATGGACGAACACGTGATGGAAGCTTTGGGGAAGACGAAGATAGTGATACGAAGTGGCAACGTCGTGTACATCGGGGAGCCACTAATAAAGTCTTGCCCATTAGCGAGCAGATTCGAAGAGCCTGTGAGGACGTTTTCGAAGGAGGAAATAAGGAGGAACATAGAGTTTAGGATAAGGAGGTTTGGCATGTTCACCAGGAACAGGATCGTAACATCAGATGAAGACTTCGTCCCCTTCGGATCCTCCGAGTTAATAAGCTTTGGATTGAAGAAGCGTATGATCGGTGGCGCTGTCATCGTTGCTGATTGTGCCGGAACCGTTGTAACAAGAAATCCACTACTGGTCCAGGGTCTTGGGGGCAGGTTATCAGGTCTCGTAAAGACGAGCCCAATACCAGAGGTTATTGAAAAAATAGAGCTGGAGGGCGGCATTGTCCTCGATAAAGAGAGTGCTAGGATAGACCAATTAGCGGGAGTAGAGCTCGCTTACAAGCTCGGGATGTCGAACGTTGCCGTCACGGTAGTTAGTGCTAGGGAGGCTGAGACCATAAGGAGCAAGTACGAAGATTCATGGATATTAGCCACGCACTTAACCGGTATATCGAAGGAAGATGTGGAGATCTTAGTGAGCACTTGCGACATAATAACTTCATGCGCATCAAAATGGGTAAGGGAGATTGCTGGAAGGAAGGCTTTGCTGCAGGCTGGCACTATAATACCAGTCTTTGCGATGACTCGAAGAGCGAAGGATTTAGTGTTGGAGAAACTTAAGAACATGGAACGCCAAGTACTCGTGAAGCTGGAGAGATTGCCATTCACATCGACTGAAGGTCCATCACCCCTCATTTAA
- the gatB gene encoding Asp-tRNA(Asn)/Glu-tRNA(Gln) amidotransferase subunit GatB produces MSELKVKIGLECHCQMTSLKTKLFCRCPADYRGKPPNTNVCPTCLGLPGSLPYLNRRAVEEAIKVALALNCKINRRMVFYRKNYFYPDLSKNFQISQYDYPLAVDGYVTINVGGVDKVVRIKRIHIEEDPGRIVYKGSIESSPYTLVDYNRMGVALLEVVTEPDMETPSEAKAFLQELRSILEHLEVSDGSLEGSMRCDANISIEGGSRVEIKNITSFKEVERALSYEIIRQRNLLRRGVQVKRETRHWDEVRRVTVALRAKEEEMDYRYFPEPDLVPIEITDEMIERIKAQLPELPAARRVRLVKQYGLTEYEARVLTSDKHLADFFEKLALIHGNPKVDCNLVINELLRLLNEKNIGVRDLKFTPLEVSELLRMVDDGTISWKSAKYVLRRMVETGEHPRMIVETEGIRRIAKVEEIEKYVDMVFERCREDVEEALKDPKVIHRLVGEVLKETKMLADPKITFQVVSKRIEKLKTIRKWGEVPP; encoded by the coding sequence ATGAGTGAGCTCAAAGTGAAGATAGGGCTTGAGTGCCACTGTCAAATGACCAGCTTAAAGACCAAGCTCTTCTGCAGGTGCCCAGCTGACTATAGGGGGAAGCCGCCTAACACTAATGTATGCCCCACATGCCTAGGACTTCCAGGCTCTCTCCCGTACTTGAATAGAAGGGCAGTAGAGGAGGCGATCAAGGTAGCCCTCGCGCTGAACTGCAAGATAAATAGGAGAATGGTCTTCTATCGAAAGAACTACTTCTACCCGGATTTAAGCAAGAACTTTCAGATATCTCAATACGATTACCCGCTAGCAGTCGATGGCTACGTTACCATAAACGTTGGCGGCGTTGACAAGGTCGTTAGGATAAAGAGGATCCACATAGAGGAAGACCCTGGAAGGATAGTGTACAAGGGAAGTATAGAGTCATCGCCCTACACCTTAGTAGACTACAATAGGATGGGGGTCGCCCTACTCGAGGTAGTAACAGAGCCGGATATGGAGACGCCAAGTGAGGCGAAGGCCTTCCTTCAAGAATTGAGGTCCATACTAGAGCACCTTGAGGTCTCTGATGGAAGCCTTGAAGGCTCCATGAGGTGCGATGCCAACATCTCGATCGAGGGAGGTAGCAGGGTCGAGATAAAGAACATAACCTCCTTCAAGGAGGTTGAGAGGGCACTATCCTACGAGATCATAAGGCAGCGAAACCTGCTGAGAAGAGGAGTTCAGGTGAAGAGGGAGACGAGGCATTGGGACGAGGTTAGAAGGGTGACCGTGGCCCTTAGAGCGAAGGAGGAGGAGATGGACTACAGGTACTTCCCAGAGCCAGATCTGGTACCGATAGAGATAACCGACGAAATGATTGAGAGGATCAAGGCACAGCTGCCAGAGCTGCCAGCAGCTAGGCGCGTTAGGTTGGTAAAGCAGTACGGCTTGACCGAGTACGAAGCTCGCGTCCTAACCTCGGACAAGCACTTAGCAGACTTCTTCGAGAAGCTAGCTTTAATTCATGGAAACCCGAAAGTCGACTGCAACTTGGTGATAAATGAGTTACTGAGGCTGCTCAACGAGAAGAACATAGGCGTGAGGGACCTCAAGTTCACGCCGTTAGAGGTATCCGAGCTATTGAGGATGGTCGATGACGGGACCATAAGCTGGAAGTCCGCAAAGTACGTGTTGAGGAGGATGGTCGAGACTGGAGAGCATCCAAGAATGATAGTTGAGACTGAGGGGATAAGGAGGATAGCGAAAGTCGAAGAGATAGAGAAGTACGTGGACATGGTCTTCGAGAGGTGTCGAGAGGACGTGGAGGAAGCCTTGAAGGATCCGAAGGTCATACATAGACTCGTAGGTGAGGTATTGAAGGAGACCAAGATGCTCGCAGACCCTAAGATAACGTTCCAAGTAGTATCGAAGAGGATAGAGAAATTAAAGACAATAAGGAAATGGGGCGAAGTACCTCCTTAA
- the gatC gene encoding Asp-tRNA(Asn)/Glu-tRNA(Gln) amidotransferase subunit GatC: MSDSRKTIITPETLDYLSELAKLKLTEGEKKTFLRDLNRILEYFSIIDEIEVADVEPAFHVLNVSNVMREDEVGGDSLTQDEALANAGHKEEGYIKAPRMV; the protein is encoded by the coding sequence ATGAGTGATAGCAGGAAGACGATCATTACCCCTGAGACTCTCGATTATTTGTCCGAGCTTGCAAAGCTAAAGTTGACGGAGGGTGAGAAGAAGACATTCTTGAGAGATTTAAACAGAATCCTGGAATACTTCAGCATTATAGACGAGATTGAAGTAGCTGATGTAGAGCCAGCTTTCCACGTGTTAAACGTCTCAAACGTCATGAGAGAAGACGAGGTGGGTGGGGACAGTCTAACGCAAGATGAAGCATTGGCAAATGCAGGCCACAAAGAAGAAGGTTACATTAAGGCTCCGAGGATGGTGTAG
- the gatA gene encoding Asp-tRNA(Asn)/Glu-tRNA(Gln) amidotransferase subunit GatA → MNVLSLTAKQIAELVLTGSLSPVDVVEAYLDRAKRLNPKINAFITIAEEQARRSAEELEKRLRKGFSGKFVGVPVAVKDVISTKGIETTCASRVLKGYIPPYDATVIRRLKAEGAIVMGKTNMDEFAMGSSTELSAYGPTRNPWNLERVVGGSSGGSGASVAARMAPIALGSDTGGSIRCPAAFCNIVGLKPTYGTVSRYGLISYACSLEQIGPMTLDVDDCALLMEVITGKDGFDSTMIDYKFKWTPREVKGLRLAVPKEFFGEGTDERVVDKVWTIIKLLESQGAVYEEISFPLARYVLACYYIIAMSEASSNLARYDGVRYGFPCDLSSPWYDSYSKVRGEGFGVEVKRRIILGCFALSAGYYGRYYLKALKLRTMIRDHVLSILKNFDVIVTPTTPFPPFKIGERIEDPLALYMADVDTVVANLAGVPAISVPAGFVDGLPVGAQFMANYCHEDLLLTIAKCIQDETKFHTKVPEEARL, encoded by the coding sequence GTGAACGTCCTCTCGTTAACGGCAAAGCAAATAGCTGAGCTGGTTTTGACAGGCTCACTTAGCCCAGTAGACGTGGTCGAAGCTTACCTCGATAGAGCGAAGAGACTTAACCCAAAGATAAACGCCTTCATAACGATAGCTGAGGAGCAAGCGAGAAGGAGTGCTGAAGAGCTTGAGAAGCGCTTGAGAAAAGGTTTCTCCGGAAAGTTTGTTGGCGTCCCAGTGGCCGTGAAGGACGTCATATCCACTAAGGGGATAGAGACCACCTGCGCATCAAGGGTATTAAAGGGCTACATCCCCCCATACGACGCTACAGTAATAAGGAGGCTCAAGGCCGAGGGGGCGATAGTCATGGGGAAGACTAACATGGATGAGTTCGCTATGGGCTCTTCAACGGAGCTAAGCGCTTACGGACCCACAAGAAATCCATGGAACTTAGAGAGAGTCGTCGGAGGCTCATCCGGTGGAAGTGGAGCATCAGTAGCAGCAAGAATGGCGCCCATAGCGCTGGGATCTGATACGGGAGGCTCAATAAGATGTCCAGCAGCCTTTTGCAATATAGTCGGCTTAAAGCCCACTTACGGCACCGTCAGTAGGTATGGTCTAATATCGTATGCTTGTAGCCTCGAGCAGATAGGGCCTATGACCTTGGACGTCGATGATTGCGCATTGCTAATGGAAGTCATCACCGGGAAGGATGGCTTCGACTCGACGATGATAGACTACAAATTTAAGTGGACTCCGAGGGAGGTGAAGGGCTTGAGGTTAGCAGTGCCTAAAGAGTTCTTCGGTGAGGGAACTGACGAAAGAGTCGTTGACAAGGTTTGGACGATCATAAAGCTATTGGAGTCTCAGGGGGCAGTGTACGAGGAGATATCATTTCCACTGGCTCGCTACGTTCTAGCTTGCTACTACATTATAGCAATGTCCGAAGCTAGCTCAAACCTGGCTAGGTATGACGGGGTGAGGTATGGATTTCCGTGTGATCTATCGTCTCCTTGGTACGACTCTTATTCGAAGGTTAGGGGCGAGGGCTTTGGTGTAGAGGTTAAGAGGAGGATAATATTAGGCTGCTTCGCCCTCTCAGCTGGCTACTATGGAAGGTACTATCTCAAGGCTTTGAAGCTTAGGACGATGATAAGGGATCACGTACTCTCGATACTGAAGAACTTCGACGTCATAGTCACTCCGACAACTCCATTCCCTCCATTCAAGATAGGTGAGAGAATAGAGGACCCGTTAGCTCTCTACATGGCCGACGTGGATACCGTTGTAGCAAATTTAGCAGGGGTACCGGCAATATCAGTTCCAGCGGGCTTCGTCGATGGGCTACCAGTGGGAGCACAGTTCATGGCCAATTACTGCCATGAAGACTTGCTGCTAACCATAGCGAAGTGCATTCAAGATGAAACGAAGTTCCACACCAAGGTCCCTGAGGAGGCGAGGCTATGA
- a CDS encoding polyprenyl synthetase family protein, with the protein MRAFETFIERYGPQIEEELASFLKLKANEVKDERIRRVIEEIARFTLGGGKRIRPSLMILGYAGSKGVIDSRIVRASISIELVHSYLLIHDDVMDRDEVRRNRPTVWRVFRDLHSETYGHEDATHYGYSMAIIAGDLSSAYAIQALVRSGFEYDVVLEAVDVMQSIIEKTGHGQILDMTLEKEPLSMVREEDVLEVHKLKTAIYTIDGPLRIGGVLARADRELIDVYSKYAIPVGIAFQLQDDILGVFGDEKVVGKPVDSDIKEGKRTLLVIKAWERATPEQRRILEKTLGNRFASSEDVEMVREIIRSTGALDYVRKLALKLAEEGSSALDEADVSSDVKEILKDLAKLVVERIK; encoded by the coding sequence GTGAGAGCCTTTGAGACGTTCATTGAGAGGTATGGTCCTCAAATAGAGGAAGAGCTAGCAAGTTTCCTAAAGTTAAAGGCTAATGAGGTTAAGGATGAGAGGATAAGGCGAGTTATTGAGGAGATAGCTAGATTCACGCTTGGTGGAGGTAAGAGGATAAGGCCTTCGTTGATGATATTGGGCTACGCTGGGTCTAAGGGGGTAATCGACAGCAGAATAGTGAGGGCGTCGATATCCATCGAACTCGTCCACTCTTACCTGTTAATTCACGACGACGTCATGGATCGAGACGAAGTTAGGAGGAATAGACCCACGGTCTGGAGAGTCTTTAGAGATCTACACTCAGAGACGTATGGGCATGAGGATGCAACTCACTACGGCTACAGCATGGCCATAATAGCCGGAGACCTCTCCTCAGCCTATGCAATCCAAGCGCTAGTGAGGTCAGGGTTTGAGTACGACGTTGTCCTAGAAGCCGTAGATGTCATGCAAAGCATCATAGAGAAGACCGGGCATGGTCAGATCCTCGATATGACCTTAGAGAAAGAGCCCCTGAGCATGGTTAGGGAGGAGGACGTGCTTGAAGTTCATAAACTTAAGACAGCGATATACACAATCGATGGTCCTTTAAGAATCGGAGGGGTCCTAGCGAGAGCTGATAGAGAGCTGATAGACGTCTACTCAAAGTACGCGATTCCAGTTGGCATAGCTTTCCAGCTACAGGACGATATCTTGGGGGTTTTTGGGGACGAGAAGGTCGTTGGTAAGCCCGTAGACTCAGACATCAAGGAGGGTAAGAGGACGTTGCTAGTCATTAAGGCCTGGGAGAGAGCTACTCCAGAGCAGAGGAGGATCTTAGAAAAAACTCTTGGCAATAGATTTGCTTCTAGTGAGGACGTGGAGATGGTTAGGGAGATAATAAGGTCCACAGGCGCCCTCGACTATGTTCGCAAATTAGCGTTAAAGTTGGCTGAGGAGGGTTCTTCAGCACTTGATGAAGCTGACGTGAGCTCTGACGTGAAGGAGATCTTAAAGGACCTTGCAAAGCTTGTTGTTGAGAGGATAAAGTGA
- a CDS encoding DEAD/DEAH box helicase, with amino-acid sequence MFRNAFELLSEEIRRELAALGFTRPTEPQERAIPLILSGKSLLIVSPTGTGKTEAAVLPVFDMMVRLKREGVCRGIMCIYVTPLRALNRDLWGRLSRLAESIGLSIEVRHGDTPQHARRKQAQQPPDMLITTPETLQAILIGRVLRRSLINVRWVIIDEVHELVADKRGVQLSIALERLKRITGRRLQRIGLSATVGSIEVVKKFLAGSDGDVDLVYVPMPRNMEIMVDSPALSGHEEITSILQVAPHVSSAILKIADEVRKHNSVLVFTNTREATELLSSRLALIANGFEVKAHHGSLSREERVQAEEDFKFGRVKALICTSSLELGIDIGSVDFVIQFMSPRQSTPLVQRVGRSAHRVGGVARGLIVSYSSDDVIESAVLAKRAINQKLEEIKVHECALDVLAHQVVGLVIDEGTIEVDEALSVIKGAYPYRNLTREDFLETVKFLHDRGVIKLVGSKLKRAGRATIEFYLSNLSMIPDVKKYDVISLPDKRKVGTLDEEFVATKIKEMMSIILGGRVWKLVGVEESKVYVEPSDDVVGAIPAWIGELIPVPMDVALEVASIRRRIEELYKEGADLKEALKGYPLTERAIEVALGDVVEHLKLGLPLPHDKRIVVEGLGNYVVVHACLGSKANELLGLLLSSMLSSSTTSMIHYRADQYRVLLISPRSIRASFVAKLLKELSPEDVDSLAHNLMPLSDVYLWRLFHVAKRIGVVEKDADVKAFSKAYKFLLGTIVDRAARMEVLIDKLDVEGLKQILELIKKNVIEVVWFEGGERASPLAMPILNKYVPLEVISLIKQGGDKSLDELVLERLMERTVKLVCMYCGDWTTTRKVKYLPDDIKCPKCGARYITVTWPGDDKIEKLIKKRMTGKLTKQEMDEIKKYQMSAGLVLTYGKKAVMVLAARGVGPQTASRILARDARGEGTLLKDVLEAEKTYIRTRMYWSQS; translated from the coding sequence ATGTTTAGGAATGCTTTCGAGCTACTTAGTGAGGAGATAAGGAGAGAGCTAGCAGCTTTAGGCTTCACTAGGCCAACGGAACCTCAGGAAAGAGCCATACCACTAATATTGTCTGGGAAGAGTCTCTTGATAGTATCTCCAACAGGGACCGGCAAGACTGAGGCCGCAGTACTACCAGTATTCGACATGATGGTAAGGCTAAAGAGGGAGGGGGTATGCCGAGGAATAATGTGCATCTACGTAACACCTCTTCGAGCATTGAATAGAGATCTCTGGGGGAGGTTGTCAAGGCTAGCTGAGAGTATCGGGCTAAGTATCGAAGTCAGGCATGGAGATACTCCACAACACGCTAGGAGAAAGCAAGCTCAACAACCTCCGGATATGCTGATAACCACTCCTGAGACCCTGCAAGCGATCTTGATCGGCAGGGTTCTCAGGAGGAGTTTGATCAACGTTAGGTGGGTCATAATAGATGAAGTACATGAGCTAGTAGCCGATAAGAGGGGAGTTCAGTTATCTATAGCTCTTGAAAGATTGAAGAGGATAACTGGAAGACGATTGCAGAGAATAGGGTTGTCCGCCACTGTGGGCTCAATAGAGGTGGTTAAGAAGTTCCTTGCGGGAAGCGATGGGGACGTAGACCTAGTCTACGTCCCCATGCCCAGGAATATGGAGATAATGGTTGATTCTCCAGCTCTTAGCGGTCACGAAGAGATCACGTCAATACTTCAAGTGGCCCCCCACGTGTCTTCGGCGATACTCAAGATAGCTGATGAAGTAAGGAAGCATAATAGCGTTCTCGTCTTCACAAATACGAGGGAAGCTACCGAACTACTATCCTCGCGCTTAGCATTGATAGCCAACGGCTTCGAGGTCAAAGCTCATCACGGCTCGTTATCAAGAGAGGAAAGGGTTCAAGCGGAGGAGGACTTCAAGTTCGGTAGGGTCAAGGCTTTAATCTGCACATCATCTCTCGAGCTCGGAATAGACATAGGCTCTGTCGACTTTGTAATCCAATTCATGTCACCAAGGCAGTCAACACCTCTAGTGCAGAGGGTTGGTAGGTCAGCTCATAGAGTGGGCGGCGTGGCAAGGGGTCTGATAGTCTCCTACTCGTCAGATGACGTCATAGAGTCAGCGGTTCTAGCTAAGAGAGCCATAAACCAAAAGCTTGAAGAGATAAAGGTTCACGAATGTGCTCTTGACGTTTTAGCACATCAGGTAGTAGGACTCGTGATAGATGAGGGCACCATAGAGGTTGACGAAGCTTTGAGCGTAATCAAAGGGGCTTATCCGTACAGAAATTTGACGCGCGAAGACTTCCTCGAAACCGTGAAGTTCCTCCACGACAGAGGGGTCATTAAGCTCGTAGGCTCGAAGCTTAAGCGAGCTGGTAGAGCAACGATAGAGTTCTACCTCAGCAACCTATCGATGATACCAGATGTGAAGAAGTACGATGTAATCTCCCTGCCGGACAAACGAAAGGTTGGAACTTTGGATGAAGAGTTTGTAGCGACTAAAATTAAGGAGATGATGAGCATAATACTGGGAGGAAGGGTTTGGAAGCTCGTAGGGGTTGAGGAGTCAAAGGTTTACGTAGAACCGTCAGACGACGTTGTAGGAGCCATACCAGCATGGATTGGGGAGCTCATACCAGTTCCTATGGATGTGGCATTAGAAGTAGCCTCCATTAGGAGGAGGATAGAGGAGCTATACAAAGAAGGGGCTGACTTAAAGGAGGCTTTAAAAGGTTATCCATTAACTGAGAGGGCCATCGAAGTAGCCCTGGGTGACGTAGTAGAGCACTTGAAGCTTGGCTTACCGCTCCCTCATGACAAGAGGATAGTGGTTGAAGGGCTTGGCAACTACGTCGTGGTCCACGCTTGCTTGGGGTCCAAAGCTAACGAGCTCCTCGGCCTCCTGTTGTCGTCGATGTTGAGTAGCTCGACCACTTCGATGATCCATTACAGAGCAGATCAGTACAGAGTCCTACTAATATCACCTCGAAGCATTAGAGCTAGCTTCGTAGCTAAATTGCTCAAGGAGCTATCGCCAGAGGATGTGGACTCTCTGGCACATAACCTCATGCCGTTGTCCGACGTCTACTTGTGGAGGCTCTTCCATGTTGCAAAGCGAATAGGGGTTGTGGAGAAGGATGCTGACGTGAAGGCTTTCTCTAAAGCTTACAAGTTCCTGCTAGGGACAATTGTCGATAGAGCTGCTAGAATGGAGGTCTTGATAGACAAACTGGACGTTGAGGGCCTTAAACAAATCTTGGAACTTATTAAGAAGAACGTTATAGAAGTGGTTTGGTTTGAAGGTGGGGAGAGGGCATCACCTCTCGCCATGCCGATACTCAATAAGTACGTCCCCCTTGAAGTAATTTCACTTATTAAGCAAGGTGGTGACAAGAGCCTAGATGAGTTGGTCCTTGAGAGGCTTATGGAAAGGACTGTAAAGCTCGTGTGCATGTACTGCGGCGATTGGACCACCACTAGGAAGGTCAAGTACTTGCCAGATGACATTAAGTGCCCCAAGTGTGGGGCAAGGTACATAACGGTCACGTGGCCCGGTGACGATAAAATTGAGAAGTTAATTAAAAAGAGGATGACTGGCAAGCTCACTAAGCAGGAAATGGATGAAATTAAGAAGTATCAGATGTCAGCAGGCTTGGTTCTAACTTACGGGAAGAAGGCGGTTATGGTTCTAGCTGCAAGAGGTGTAGGTCCCCAAACGGCATCGAGAATACTCGCTAGGGACGCTCGAGGTGAAGGTACACTTCTTAAAGACGTGCTGGAAGCCGAGAAAACTTACATTAGAACGAGGATGTACTGGTCTCAAAGCTAA
- a CDS encoding 4Fe-4S dicluster domain-containing protein gives MKLRVLEEKCATCGVCELTCALRHFKVNNPKKAMIKAEMILLKDDVKVRVKVCRLCDEKPCTRVCPTGALKFNGQWIEVDEALCTLCRTCASACPFEAISFHRDVRKPLICDLCYGDPQCVKMCPMEALKVV, from the coding sequence ATGAAGTTGAGAGTGCTCGAAGAGAAGTGTGCCACGTGTGGCGTATGCGAGCTTACATGTGCCTTAAGGCATTTCAAAGTCAATAACCCGAAGAAGGCGATGATAAAGGCAGAGATGATACTCCTCAAGGATGACGTGAAGGTTCGCGTTAAGGTATGTAGGCTCTGCGATGAAAAGCCATGTACCAGAGTCTGTCCTACGGGTGCTTTGAAGTTCAATGGTCAGTGGATTGAAGTCGACGAAGCTCTATGCACTTTATGCAGGACTTGTGCTTCTGCCTGCCCCTTTGAGGCTATATCCTTCCATCGTGATGTGAGAAAGCCTTTAATATGTGATTTATGTTATGGAGATCCTCAATGTGTTAAAATGTGCCCCATGGAGGCGCTCAAGGTAGTCTAA
- the mtxX gene encoding methanogenesis marker protein Mmp4/MtxX, with amino-acid sequence MLSPIIPLRANWLRERLLREATKRRVTVAIGMGLEREDYPEKVLRESRRAVELGLANVKIVGSEEAVSRVSKRGNVIETIAAREPESTIVEMLARGEVEAVVRGTLSANKTLKELKRVFKLRRVHRVAILETPDRTVFLLAPVGVDEGNDVEDKIELVKGGVRLLRALGVRPIVAVLSGGRLEDYGRDAMVDEMLRQAEEVVNRVKREYGVEAYHQGILIEDAVKRATLIIAPNGVIGNMIFRVLTLVGGGGAFGAPVTDLLPKVFVDVSRAMESYTDSILLSAALANLALPF; translated from the coding sequence ATGCTGAGCCCCATAATCCCCCTCAGAGCTAATTGGCTTCGAGAGAGACTATTGAGAGAGGCCACTAAGCGAAGGGTGACCGTGGCAATAGGGATGGGCTTAGAGCGTGAAGACTATCCGGAGAAGGTGTTAAGAGAGTCGAGGAGGGCTGTTGAGCTGGGACTTGCTAACGTAAAGATCGTTGGGAGCGAGGAAGCAGTTAGTAGAGTATCTAAGCGCGGCAACGTTATTGAGACAATAGCTGCACGAGAGCCCGAGAGCACCATAGTGGAGATGTTGGCGAGAGGTGAAGTGGAGGCTGTTGTTCGAGGAACTCTATCAGCGAACAAGACGTTGAAGGAGTTGAAGAGGGTCTTTAAGCTTAGGAGGGTCCATCGTGTAGCCATATTAGAGACCCCAGATCGCACCGTGTTCCTCTTGGCGCCGGTTGGCGTTGACGAGGGGAATGACGTCGAAGATAAAATCGAGCTGGTCAAGGGCGGCGTGAGGTTGCTAAGGGCTCTCGGGGTAAGGCCGATTGTAGCCGTCTTATCGGGAGGGAGGTTAGAGGACTATGGCAGGGACGCTATGGTGGATGAAATGTTGAGACAAGCGGAGGAGGTCGTGAATAGGGTTAAGAGGGAGTACGGCGTCGAAGCCTATCACCAAGGCATATTAATAGAAGACGCTGTAAAACGCGCTACGTTAATCATAGCTCCCAACGGGGTGATCGGGAACATGATATTCAGGGTCTTAACGTTAGTAGGGGGAGGAGGAGCCTTTGGAGCCCCCGTTACGGACTTATTGCCCAAGGTGTTCGTCGACGTCTCTAGGGCTATGGAGAGCTACACCGACTCAATACTCTTATCAGCAGCTCTAGCCAACCTCGCTCTACCCTTCTGA